The DNA window GACAACTATCTCGCCGCCGGGACCGTCCCCGCAAGCGCCGCGCTTGCCTGCGCCACCGGCGCGTACGGCCAGGCCGTCTCCGAGCACCTCTTTGCCATGCTGCTCGCGATGCTCAAGCGCCTACCCGGCTACCACGAGCTCCAGCGCTCCCACGAGTGGGGCGACCTTGGCCCGGTGTGCACGCTTGCCGGCGCCAACGTTCTCGTGCTGGGCACGGGCGACATCGGCAGCCACTTCGCGCGCCTCTGCGCGGCAATGGGCGCCCGCGTGACGGGTGCCAACCGCCACGGCGGCGCGGCGCCCGAGGGCTTCGAGCGTGTGGTCACCATGGATGAGCTGCCGCAGGCCCTTGGCCAGGCAGACGTCGTGGCGTCGTTCGTGCCGAGCACGGCCGAGACCCGCGGCCTGGCAGACGCCCGCTTCTTCTCGGCCATGCGCGAGGGCTCGTACTTTGTGAACGGCGGGCGCGGCGACCTCGTCGTGGACCGCGACCTCGTGGCGGCGCTTGAGGGCGGACATCTCGCGGGCGCGGCGCTCGACGTCACGGCCCCCGAGCCGTTACCGACTGATCACCCCTACTGGGATGCCCCGAACCTGCTGCTCACGCCGCACGTTTCTGGCGGGTTCCACCTCCCGGTGGTGCTCGACAACATCGCGGGAATCGCCGCCGAGAACCTCGCGCACCTCACGGCCAGCGAGCCGATTCGCAACGAGGTCAGGCACTAGGGCAGGCGTGAGGGCCGTCTGGCAAGCGACCTACGTGGCGCGAAACGATTTCCACCGTCCGAAACTCAAGAAGTGTATGGCATTGGCGGCTTTTAGCGGACATCGCTAAAAGCCGCCATTTGCATAATCCCAGGTAAACGAGCCGTCGCTAAAATTGACCCACCAAGCAAGTCGCGAATCCTCGCCCGAGGTCGTACACTTCTCGACTTTCGGACGAGAAAAGAGATCGCCCTCCCGCTAGATCGCTTGCCGGGTTGCCGCGCAGCCCCCTACTTGCGACCAAACAGCTCGCGGGCGCGGTCGCGCAGGCCCGACCGCGTGATGGCGCCCTCGTAGCGCTCGATGCGCATGCGCGGGAACGCGTTGAAGAAGCGCAGGTCGCGCTTGCCCAGGCGCACAACGGCCGCCTCGGCGGCGCGCTCGAGCCACTCGGGCCGCGACGGCCTCCTCAGCCCGCGCGCCCGCGCCGCCGCGCTGCGCATCATGTCCGTGGCAGAGCCAAGGCCCGCGGCGGCCACGCGCGGGTCAAGCCTGCTCACGAGCTCGCTCGCGGCGTCGCGCGTGCGCTCGTAGGCCTCGGCGGCACCCTCAACCACGGAGTCCGGAAGCCGCTCGAGCATGCGGTCGGACGCCTCGCCGAGCGACTCGTCGAGCCTGATCGAGATCTCGGTGCGCAGCGACTCGAGCTGCGCGGACAGGCGCCGCCAGCTCGCCATCGCAAACACGAGGTCAAGCGCGAGGACCACGCCCAGAAGCATCGCCACCACCTCGAGCACAACTGCCGGCAGCGCCGAGAGCCCCGCGAGAAGCGCAGGCTGCGTCACGCGACACACGAGCGTGGCGCCCGCGCCAAACATGAGGAACCCGTACAGGCACACGCGCCCGTGGATGTTGAGAGGCTTGTCGTCGTAGTTCCAAAAGCGCGCGCCGCACGTCTTCTCGAGCGCCACGCCCACAACGTACTCGAGCACGCAGCATGCCAGCCCCGAGACGAGAAAC is part of the Parolsenella massiliensis genome and encodes:
- a CDS encoding D-2-hydroxyacid dehydrogenase, which produces MTTSSPNVLVILPLSDAQRARLEAGAPNAHYTYVAAKPGAMLGEPSAEQVAGADVIVGNVDPKLLAGAGALRLLQLNSAGYDNYLAAGTVPASAALACATGAYGQAVSEHLFAMLLAMLKRLPGYHELQRSHEWGDLGPVCTLAGANVLVLGTGDIGSHFARLCAAMGARVTGANRHGGAAPEGFERVVTMDELPQALGQADVVASFVPSTAETRGLADARFFSAMREGSYFVNGGRGDLVVDRDLVAALEGGHLAGAALDVTAPEPLPTDHPYWDAPNLLLTPHVSGGFHLPVVLDNIAGIAAENLAHLTASEPIRNEVRH
- a CDS encoding putative ABC transporter permease; this encodes MMPADVPALVAASVPQAPLSGLFLSFLVYGFGGWLWESTVCSMMNQGRFSNSGFLLGPICPIYGVGCLFCWLFLRGVENPVAQFLVSGLACCVLEYVVGVALEKTCGARFWNYDDKPLNIHGRVCLYGFLMFGAGATLVCRVTQPALLAGLSALPAVVLEVVAMLLGVVLALDLVFAMASWRRLSAQLESLRTEISIRLDESLGEASDRMLERLPDSVVEGAAEAYERTRDAASELVSRLDPRVAAAGLGSATDMMRSAAARARGLRRPSRPEWLERAAEAAVVRLGKRDLRFFNAFPRMRIERYEGAITRSGLRDRARELFGRK